From the genome of Thermogutta terrifontis, one region includes:
- a CDS encoding carbon-nitrogen hydrolase family protein encodes MKYSAISILAVVVGTSVLAAESPCGPSACPTCENLVVNSGFAGWSEKGPPHWEIWEPSLPGTACRFRPDSDGVLVDAPERPFAVGGLKQVISGIEAGQYYAVEATGQIRRSQAPWQMILVRVTFTKKGQPTHPAGWLVAGPFLTPSGTTPGSWRFRFADVLQADEGADGAIISLDVKWPQGAEVLWQSVTMRPAAPPPPRKVKVGTVYLRPRNSTPEKNLDLFCAQLDEAGKLGLDIVCLGEAITLVGTNKSAADVLEPIPGPSTQRLGEAARRNHLWVVAGLCEIDGQTPYNTAVLINRDGQVVGKYRKVHLPREEWTKGFTPGMDYPVFDTELGRIAIQICYDWFFPEVATIWRLKGAEIVFAPTWGTTFPDQDGRAEGETVFRVRARDAGIYLVPSVYDGNSMIIDPMGRILASNAGKEGLVWAEIDLNKRERLPWVGWWRSIGPRHRVIPSYGPLLDVGEVPP; translated from the coding sequence GTGAAATATTCGGCGATCAGCATCCTTGCGGTAGTTGTTGGGACGAGCGTGCTGGCTGCGGAATCGCCGTGCGGACCGTCGGCCTGTCCAACATGTGAGAATCTGGTGGTTAACTCCGGTTTTGCCGGATGGAGTGAGAAAGGACCGCCACACTGGGAAATTTGGGAGCCCAGCCTGCCGGGCACGGCGTGCCGATTCCGCCCGGATAGCGATGGCGTACTGGTCGATGCTCCAGAGCGGCCGTTTGCAGTGGGCGGCTTGAAACAAGTGATCTCCGGAATCGAAGCCGGTCAGTATTACGCGGTGGAGGCCACCGGCCAGATTCGTCGGTCTCAAGCACCTTGGCAAATGATTCTGGTGAGGGTGACGTTCACAAAGAAAGGGCAGCCCACCCATCCGGCAGGTTGGCTGGTCGCGGGACCTTTTTTAACACCGTCGGGAACCACACCCGGGAGTTGGCGTTTTCGGTTTGCGGATGTGTTGCAGGCGGACGAAGGGGCGGACGGAGCCATCATTTCCCTGGATGTCAAATGGCCACAGGGAGCCGAGGTGCTCTGGCAAAGCGTCACCATGCGACCTGCCGCCCCGCCTCCTCCTCGCAAAGTGAAGGTGGGCACAGTCTATCTCCGTCCCCGCAACAGCACGCCGGAGAAGAACCTGGATCTATTCTGTGCCCAGCTCGATGAAGCGGGAAAGCTGGGACTGGATATCGTGTGTCTGGGGGAAGCAATCACGCTGGTGGGCACGAATAAGTCGGCTGCTGATGTGCTCGAGCCGATTCCGGGGCCGTCCACTCAACGCCTGGGGGAGGCTGCTCGGCGGAACCATCTCTGGGTCGTGGCGGGGTTATGCGAGATTGATGGCCAAACACCGTACAATACGGCCGTCCTCATAAACAGGGATGGACAGGTTGTTGGCAAATACCGCAAGGTCCATTTGCCGCGCGAGGAATGGACCAAGGGTTTTACGCCGGGGATGGACTATCCGGTCTTTGACACGGAGTTGGGAAGGATTGCCATTCAAATCTGTTATGATTGGTTCTTCCCCGAAGTGGCCACGATCTGGCGCTTGAAGGGGGCGGAAATCGTCTTCGCACCGACTTGGGGTACAACTTTTCCAGACCAGGATGGTCGTGCGGAAGGAGAAACCGTGTTTCGTGTTCGGGCACGGGACGCGGGTATCTATCTGGTGCCGTCGGTTTACGACGGTAACAGTATGATCATCGACCCCATGGGACGGATCCTTGCCTCCAATGCCGGAAAGGAAGGTTTGGTCTGGGCAGAAATTGATCTGAACAAACGGGAGAGGCTGCCCTGGGTGGGATGGTGGCGGAGTATTGGGCCACGTCACCGCGTCATCCCCAGCTATGGTCCGTTGCTGGACGTTGGGGAAGTGCCACCGTGA
- a CDS encoding M28 family peptidase, translating into MIRFSKMGAREALLFWGLLIFFLFGVPAGRTVQGGGSNDAGFVAALHSITRDELLNHEAILASDELEGREAGTPGNAMAAQYIVSTLEHCGLRPAGTNGFYQPFGEGFHNVIGEIVGSDPSRRNEYIILGAHYDHVGYGTRRNVRDQPGQVHNGADDNASGTSALLEIAQAYTLLPQSPRRTLLFVFFDAEEKGLLGSKHWVAHPTRPIEQLKLMINMDMIGRLRMDRVEMYGWRSAPGLRLVVSRANRSYGFDVEFSWMNRSDSDHAPFFWRSIPVLLLHTGLHEDYHKATDDVDKLNLEGMEQITRWVFQMSYELANADDLPAFRSGVTEESETRRREILEAPPNWRNRVGVSVERYPLPGNDTRPAVLRVSKVLFNSPAAKAGIEPGDWILAVNDRPITEVEDFLSATLLTSDQEIRLTLRSNNGEAPPVEKTVVLDGPPIKLGVQWMKDEAVPNAVMITHVLKGAPADGAGLEPGDYIYSVNGQPVDPDRFEEMIQQTALPVTLEVDHRGRIRVIEVPPAGTKTTSLMPGLDGTLGLRRAESAGSHSFSNWRVGRFATPHPAGKNGFVLDAAYCAS; encoded by the coding sequence ATGATCCGATTTTCCAAAATGGGTGCGAGGGAAGCCTTGCTATTCTGGGGCCTTCTTATCTTCTTTCTCTTTGGCGTCCCGGCAGGTCGCACAGTTCAGGGTGGCGGGTCCAATGATGCGGGATTCGTGGCGGCGCTGCACTCCATCACCCGGGATGAATTGCTCAATCATGAGGCAATTCTGGCCAGTGATGAGCTTGAGGGGCGGGAGGCCGGAACGCCGGGCAATGCGATGGCCGCCCAATACATCGTCTCGACGCTGGAGCATTGCGGCTTGCGACCTGCCGGTACCAACGGCTTCTATCAACCATTTGGCGAGGGGTTTCATAACGTCATCGGGGAGATTGTCGGGAGCGACCCTTCTCGACGAAACGAGTACATCATTCTGGGGGCGCACTATGACCACGTGGGATACGGAACCCGGCGAAATGTGCGGGATCAGCCAGGACAGGTTCATAACGGTGCTGATGATAATGCAAGTGGGACGTCCGCTCTCCTGGAAATTGCTCAGGCGTACACGCTGCTTCCCCAATCTCCGCGACGTACGCTCTTGTTTGTGTTTTTCGATGCAGAGGAGAAAGGCCTACTGGGGTCCAAACACTGGGTCGCCCATCCCACCCGGCCCATCGAGCAGCTCAAATTGATGATAAACATGGATATGATCGGGCGTCTGCGGATGGATCGTGTGGAAATGTACGGGTGGCGGAGCGCGCCGGGCTTGCGTCTGGTCGTGAGTCGTGCCAACCGGTCGTATGGCTTCGATGTTGAATTCTCCTGGATGAATCGCTCGGATTCCGATCATGCGCCCTTTTTCTGGCGTTCGATTCCCGTCCTGCTTTTGCATACCGGGCTTCACGAGGATTATCACAAGGCGACCGATGATGTGGACAAGCTCAATTTAGAGGGCATGGAGCAAATTACTCGGTGGGTATTCCAGATGAGCTATGAACTGGCGAATGCGGACGATCTACCGGCTTTTCGCTCCGGGGTTACGGAAGAGTCCGAAACGAGACGCCGCGAAATTTTGGAAGCTCCGCCCAACTGGCGGAATCGGGTAGGCGTTTCTGTGGAACGCTATCCCCTGCCGGGAAACGACACCAGACCAGCGGTGCTGCGGGTGTCGAAGGTTCTCTTCAACAGCCCGGCGGCCAAGGCCGGAATTGAACCGGGAGATTGGATTCTGGCGGTTAATGATCGACCGATCACAGAGGTGGAGGATTTTCTCTCTGCCACCCTGTTGACTTCCGACCAGGAGATTCGCTTGACGCTGCGATCGAATAATGGGGAGGCCCCGCCCGTTGAGAAAACAGTGGTCCTCGATGGACCACCAATTAAACTGGGGGTCCAGTGGATGAAAGACGAGGCGGTGCCTAACGCGGTGATGATCACTCATGTCCTCAAAGGTGCCCCTGCCGATGGGGCGGGCTTGGAGCCGGGCGATTATATTTACAGTGTCAACGGACAGCCTGTTGACCCGGATCGATTTGAAGAAATGATTCAGCAAACCGCCCTTCCGGTCACGCTGGAAGTCGATCATCGGGGAAGAATTCGGGTCATTGAAGTGCCGCCCGCGGGCACGAAGACGACTTCTTTGATGCCGGGTTTGGATGGCACGCTGGGGCTTCGGAGGGCAGAATCAGCAGGAAGTCATTCGTTTTCGAATTGGCGCGTGGGCCGATTTGCGACTCCTCATCCCGCCGGGAAGAATGGTTTCGTTCTTGATGCCGCGTATTGTGCCAGTTGA